The genomic interval CCGGAGGCGCCCACCACGACGCCATCAGCGGCTGCGGCTGGGCCTGCGGTGGGGGCTGCGGCAATGCCTGCAGTTGAGGCTGTGGCTGTGGCTGTGGCGACTCAGGAGCCTCCTCCCGAAGCCCCTCCGGAAGCCGCTTCGGAGGCACAGGTGCCGGTGCCGGTGGTACAGGTGCCGGTGGTGGCGGAGGCAGAGAAAGAGAAAGAGAGGGAGGGGGAGGGGGACGCGGAGGCCATCGGCGAACGGCACCGCTCCCCCGCCGAGGCGTTCGACGAGCTGTACGCCCTGACCGCCCCCGGCCTCGTCCGGCAGGCCTACCTGCTGACCGGCCGCCGTGCCCTGGCCCGCGAGTCCGTCGAGCGTGCCTTCCAACTGGCCTGGCACCGCTGGCCCGAGGTGGCCGTCGACCGCGACCCGGCCGGCTGGGTGCGCGCGGCGGCGTACGAGTACGCCATGTCCCCCTGGCACCGGCTGCGCCGCGCGCACCGGCATCCCGACCCCCCGCCCACGGAGCCGGGGAAGCAGGCGCTGTTCGACGCGCTGCTCGACCTGCCCCCGGCCTACCGGCGCACGCTCCTCCTGTACGACGGGGTCGGCCTGGACCTCCCGGAGACCGCGGCCGAGACGGAGGCCAGCACCCCGGCTGCGGCGGGCCGTCTGCTGACCGCCCGCGCCACCGTCGTCGAGCGGCTCCCCGAACTCGCGGCCGCCGGCTCGCCCGCCGAGCAGTCGGCCCTGCTGCACGACCGGCTCGGCAGCCTCGCGCGCGCCGAGCACGTCC from Streptomyces sp. CA-278952 carries:
- a CDS encoding helix-turn-helix domain-containing protein, which translates into the protein MTRSTTDEAAAPQLPSPKERRRLREAKSLSEEQVAAAVGVTRATVRSWETGRTSPRGRKRALYAKLIAPEPEAPTTTPSAAAAGPAVGAAAMPAVEAVAVAVATQEPPPEAPPEAASEAQVPVPVVQVPVVAEAEKEKEREGEGDAEAIGERHRSPAEAFDELYALTAPGLVRQAYLLTGRRALARESVERAFQLAWHRWPEVAVDRDPAGWVRAAAYEYAMSPWHRLRRAHRHPDPPPTEPGKQALFDALLDLPPAYRRTLLLYDGVGLDLPETAAETEASTPAAAGRLLTARATVVERLPELAAAGSPAEQSALLHDRLGSLARAEHVPVPRPARAVRTGSEDRARLWTRAAIAGVALLIAVTGLTLHTAPTHYEPPIAPAERVGGVPPRGGPQKLTAQDLKLQKSLREQLSHGPERLIPQLR